From a single Nostoc edaphicum CCNP1411 genomic region:
- a CDS encoding urease accessory protein UreF, with protein sequence MDNTIMLTDSHLLSILQLASPALPVGAYSYSEGLETLVENGIIADALHLKLWLKAELLCGAIRLEAAVMVRSQQSAKMNDAESLCRWNLWLSAARETEELRASSWQMGRSLIQLLGKLEPQIVPIANAVGNPCNYAIAFGIAIAHWQINIKAALLGYLHSWASNLITAGVKLIPLGQTAGQQLLLDLQPLLSAAALEILALEDDQLACCSWGLSLASMQHETQYTRLFRS encoded by the coding sequence ATGGACAACACCATCATGCTCACTGATAGTCATCTTTTGAGTATTTTACAATTGGCTAGCCCCGCTTTGCCTGTGGGAGCATATAGTTATTCTGAAGGCTTGGAAACGCTCGTAGAAAATGGTATTATTGCCGACGCCTTACATCTCAAACTTTGGTTAAAAGCAGAGTTGCTCTGCGGGGCAATTCGTTTAGAGGCGGCGGTGATGGTACGATCGCAGCAATCCGCAAAAATGAATGATGCAGAGTCGCTATGCCGTTGGAATCTCTGGTTATCCGCCGCTAGAGAAACAGAAGAATTACGCGCCTCTAGTTGGCAGATGGGGCGATCGCTCATCCAATTACTTGGTAAACTAGAACCGCAGATTGTACCTATTGCCAATGCTGTAGGTAATCCTTGCAATTATGCGATCGCTTTTGGCATTGCCATTGCCCATTGGCAAATCAATATCAAAGCTGCATTACTTGGATATCTGCACAGTTGGGCAAGTAATTTGATTACTGCTGGCGTGAAACTTATCCCTCTTGGACAAACAGCAGGACAGCAGTTATTGCTAGATTTGCAACCATTACTCAGTGCTGCGGCATTGGAAATTCTAGCGTTGGAGGATGATCAACTCGCCTGTTGTAGTTGGGGTTTGTCGCTGGCAAGTATGCAGCATGAAACGCAGTATACAAGGTTGTTTAGGAGTTAG
- the ureG gene encoding urease accessory protein UreG, which translates to MNTFRVGVAGPVGSGKTALVDALCKGLREQYQIAVVTNDIYTQEDAQFLVRSQALASDRILGVETGGCPHTAIREDASMNLAAIEQLEERFLDLDLVFLESGGDNLAATFSPELVDLTIYVIDVAAGDKIPRKGGPGITKSDLLVINKIDLAPYVGADLSVMERDAKKMRGDKPFIFTNLKTQSGLADVINFVCTNIC; encoded by the coding sequence ATGAATACATTTAGAGTGGGAGTTGCTGGCCCGGTGGGTTCGGGGAAGACCGCTTTGGTGGATGCTTTGTGTAAGGGATTGCGTGAGCAGTATCAGATTGCGGTAGTGACGAATGATATTTATACTCAGGAGGATGCTCAGTTTTTAGTGCGTTCTCAGGCGTTGGCTAGCGATCGCATTTTGGGTGTAGAGACTGGTGGTTGTCCTCATACTGCTATCCGCGAAGATGCTTCGATGAATTTGGCAGCAATTGAACAGTTAGAAGAACGTTTTCTCGATTTGGATTTGGTCTTTTTGGAAAGTGGCGGTGATAATTTGGCTGCTACTTTTAGTCCAGAATTGGTGGATTTAACAATTTATGTCATCGATGTTGCGGCTGGTGATAAAATTCCCCGCAAAGGTGGCCCCGGTATTACTAAATCTGATTTGTTAGTGATTAACAAAATTGACCTTGCACCTTATGTTGGTGCAGATTTAAGTGTGATGGAACGAGATGCTAAAAAAATGCGCGGCGATAAACCTTTTATTTTTACTAATTTAAAAACTCAGTCTGGACTTGCAGATGTAATTAACTTTGTTTGCACAAATATCTGTTGA
- a CDS encoding sodium:solute symporter family protein yields MSVEIWTIVLVGLSFAAYIYIGWQSRVENSKDFFIAGQGIPSIANGAATAADWMSAASFISMAGLISFLGYDGSIYLMGWTGGYVLLALLLAPYLRKFGKYTVPDFVGDRYYSNIARLVAVVAAIFVSLTYVAGQMRGVGIVFSRFLQVDINTGVIIGMVIVGFFSVLGGMKGITWTQVAQYSVLIFAYLIPAIAIAWFLTGNPVPQLAFTFSDIADKLNKIQVDLGFKPYTEPFVNKSMLDVLFTTIALMVGTAGLPHIIVRFYTVKSVRAARFSAGWALLFIAILYTTAPALSMFARYNLIDSLHNQTVAEVQQLDWATKWEKTKLLAFDDINKDGRFQLTPNKDTNEIKIDRDIIVLSTPEVANLPPWVIGLVAAGGLAAALSTASGLLLVISSSIAHDIYYRIIDSSASEEKRVFVGRIMVGFSLVLAGYFGVNPPGFVSEVVAFAFGLAAASFFPVIFLGIFDKRTNSEGAIAGMLTGLIFTIIYIVGVKFGGMQPWFFGVSPEGIGTLGMLINFAVTLVVSRLTPPPPAEIQAMVEDLRSPLIEE; encoded by the coding sequence GTGTCAGTTGAAATTTGGACTATTGTATTAGTTGGACTTTCCTTTGCTGCCTACATTTATATTGGTTGGCAATCACGAGTCGAAAATAGTAAAGACTTCTTTATCGCAGGTCAAGGGATACCTTCAATTGCTAATGGTGCAGCCACCGCCGCCGACTGGATGTCCGCAGCTTCGTTTATTTCAATGGCGGGGCTGATTTCTTTTTTGGGTTATGACGGTTCTATTTATTTGATGGGGTGGACGGGTGGTTATGTACTGCTGGCATTATTGCTGGCTCCCTACCTGCGGAAATTTGGTAAGTATACAGTGCCAGATTTTGTAGGCGATCGCTATTACTCTAATATCGCTCGTTTGGTGGCAGTAGTTGCAGCCATTTTTGTCTCCCTCACCTACGTTGCTGGACAAATGCGGGGCGTGGGCATTGTTTTTAGCCGCTTCCTCCAAGTAGATATCAATACAGGTGTGATCATCGGTATGGTGATTGTGGGCTTTTTCTCTGTGTTGGGCGGGATGAAAGGCATCACCTGGACACAAGTAGCACAGTACTCTGTGTTGATTTTTGCTTACCTGATTCCAGCGATCGCGATCGCCTGGTTTCTCACTGGTAATCCTGTTCCTCAGCTAGCATTTACCTTCAGTGATATTGCTGACAAACTCAATAAAATTCAGGTTGACTTGGGGTTTAAGCCGTATACTGAGCCATTTGTGAACAAATCGATGCTAGATGTGCTGTTCACCACCATTGCCCTGATGGTGGGCACTGCTGGCTTGCCCCATATTATTGTCCGATTTTACACAGTTAAGAGTGTGCGTGCAGCCCGCTTTTCTGCTGGTTGGGCATTGCTATTTATCGCTATTCTTTATACAACTGCTCCAGCCCTCTCCATGTTTGCCCGCTACAACCTGATCGATTCCCTGCACAATCAGACGGTTGCAGAAGTGCAGCAGCTAGACTGGGCAACCAAATGGGAAAAAACTAAACTGTTGGCTTTTGATGACATCAATAAGGATGGGCGTTTCCAGTTAACCCCAAACAAAGACACCAATGAAATCAAGATTGACCGGGATATTATTGTGCTTTCTACCCCAGAGGTAGCTAACTTGCCTCCGTGGGTGATTGGCTTGGTAGCGGCTGGCGGTTTGGCTGCTGCTTTGTCTACAGCATCAGGTTTATTGCTGGTAATTTCCAGTTCCATCGCCCACGATATCTACTACCGGATCATCGATTCATCAGCCTCAGAAGAAAAACGGGTGTTTGTCGGGCGGATTATGGTAGGTTTTTCCCTCGTCCTCGCCGGCTATTTTGGGGTGAATCCGCCGGGATTTGTGAGTGAGGTGGTAGCTTTTGCCTTTGGTTTAGCTGCTGCTAGTTTCTTCCCGGTGATTTTCCTGGGGATTTTCGACAAGCGCACCAATTCCGAAGGTGCGATCGCCGGTATGTTGACGGGTTTAATTTTTACGATTATTTACATTGTCGGCGTCAAGTTTGGCGGTATGCAACCCTGGTTTTTTGGGGTTTCTCCCGAAGGAATTGGTACTTTGGGGATGCTAATTAATTTCGCAGTTACCCTAGTGGTTTCGCGCCTAACGCCACCTCCTCCAGCCGAAATTCAAGCGATGGTAGAAGACCTCCGCAGCCCATTGATTGAAGAATAG
- a CDS encoding DUF4212 domain-containing protein: MDEDQRRSYWRANTTLIRNLLIVWALVSLVFSILLVQPLNAIRFFGVPFGFWMAQQGSILVFVALIFIYAFQMDKLDRKYNLGKQDQKYNLKK, from the coding sequence ATGGATGAAGATCAGCGCCGTTCTTATTGGCGTGCTAATACTACTTTAATTCGTAATCTTTTAATTGTCTGGGCATTGGTTTCCTTAGTTTTCAGTATTTTGTTGGTTCAACCTTTGAATGCAATCCGGTTTTTTGGCGTACCTTTTGGCTTTTGGATGGCACAACAAGGATCAATCTTGGTGTTTGTAGCCTTGATTTTCATTTATGCCTTCCAAATGGACAAGCTAGACCGCAAATACAATCTCGGTAAGCAAGACCAAAAATACAATCTCAAGAAGTGA
- a CDS encoding site-2 protease family protein, with protein MFIQTLITEPIHFFRIVVIVIFSITLHELAHGWAAMSQGDNTPQQTGHLTLNPVVHMGKESLIFLCLMGIAWGQMPVNPSKFRSGKLGNILVSAAGPLSNLALGILFVVLLKLFFNPSLSGLLSVEFLYLAARINLTLFLFNLLPIPPLDGFHIFSEIFPQLKPLQYSQFGLFAMMLLFIIPGFGIGLGSIADLFIRSGLGM; from the coding sequence ATGTTTATCCAAACACTTATCACAGAGCCGATTCATTTTTTCAGAATCGTTGTTATTGTCATATTCTCCATCACTTTGCATGAGCTTGCTCACGGCTGGGCTGCGATGAGTCAGGGAGATAATACTCCACAACAAACCGGTCATTTGACACTGAATCCTGTAGTTCACATGGGCAAAGAATCGCTCATCTTTCTCTGTCTCATGGGTATAGCTTGGGGACAAATGCCCGTCAACCCATCTAAGTTTCGTTCTGGAAAGTTAGGCAATATTTTGGTATCAGCAGCAGGGCCGTTGTCAAATCTGGCTTTAGGAATTCTATTTGTTGTGCTGCTCAAACTTTTCTTTAACCCTAGTCTTTCAGGACTCTTGAGTGTCGAATTTCTTTACCTAGCGGCTCGGATTAATTTGACGTTATTTCTGTTTAATCTGCTGCCAATTCCACCACTCGATGGCTTTCATATTTTCAGTGAAATTTTTCCTCAGCTAAAGCCACTGCAATATAGCCAATTCGGATTATTTGCCATGATGCTTCTATTTATAATTCCGGGTTTTGGGATAGGACTTGGTAGCATTGCTGATTTATTTATCCGGTCAGGATTGGGGATGTAA
- a CDS encoding fructosamine kinase family protein translates to MWTQIDTHISQVTGEKFQSQQRRSVGGGCINQGYAVSNGEITYFVKLNLASQVAMFEAEALGLKEMLATASIRVPKPICWSTADNSSYIVLEWLELSRGNSNSWEEMGRRLAAMHKASSSQGFGWKINNTIGSTPQINTWTADWTEFYIKHRLGYQFQLARRRGGNFPQQDKLLAAIPELLANREVQPSLVHGDLWGGNAGCTASGEPVIFDPATYFGDREVDIAMTELFGGFPAAFYQGYNQVFPLDAGYERRKTLYNLYHILNHFNLFGGGYDSQANRMIDQILR, encoded by the coding sequence ATGTGGACTCAAATCGACACCCATATTAGCCAGGTAACTGGCGAAAAATTTCAGAGTCAGCAACGGCGATCGGTTGGTGGTGGGTGCATCAACCAAGGTTATGCTGTTTCCAATGGTGAGATAACCTACTTCGTCAAGCTTAACCTTGCATCCCAAGTTGCGATGTTTGAAGCTGAGGCGTTGGGTTTAAAGGAAATGCTAGCAACAGCTAGTATTCGCGTCCCCAAACCAATTTGCTGGAGTACTGCTGATAATTCTAGCTACATCGTCCTGGAATGGTTGGAACTTAGTCGCGGTAACAGCAACTCATGGGAAGAGATGGGGCGCAGGTTAGCGGCGATGCACAAAGCTAGCAGCAGTCAAGGTTTTGGTTGGAAAATTAACAATACCATTGGTTCCACACCCCAAATTAATACTTGGACAGCAGACTGGACGGAATTTTATATTAAACATCGTTTGGGTTATCAATTTCAATTGGCAAGGCGGCGGGGAGGTAATTTTCCCCAGCAAGACAAGTTACTAGCAGCGATTCCTGAACTATTGGCAAATCGTGAGGTGCAACCTTCTTTAGTACACGGCGATTTATGGGGCGGAAATGCTGGGTGTACTGCGTCGGGAGAACCTGTGATATTTGATCCAGCAACTTATTTTGGCGATCGCGAAGTTGATATCGCCATGACAGAATTGTTTGGTGGTTTCCCAGCAGCATTTTATCAGGGTTACAACCAGGTATTTCCGTTAGATGCAGGCTATGAACGCAGAAAAACGCTCTATAATCTGTATCACATTTTGAATCACTTCAATTTATTTGGCGGCGGTTACGATTCGCAAGCCAACCGGATGATTGACCAGATTTTGCGCTAA
- a CDS encoding M16 family metallopeptidase, with protein sequence MTSTLRKFPRLNAPTLHYLPNGLTIIAEQMPVEAVNLNLWIKVGSAVEPDAINGMAHFLEHMIFKGTERLASGEFERRIEERGAVTNAATSQDYTHYYITTAPKDFAELAPLQIDVVSNASIPDDAFERERLVVLEEIRRSEDNPQRRTYRRAMETAFDELPYRRAVLGPESVIAELKPQQMRDFHTNWYQPQSITAVAVGNLPVEELIATVAEGFTKATKTQDSALKTQPSLLSPESPFTEIVRREFIDESLQQARLVMVWRVPGMTQLDRTYGLDVLAGILGHGRTSRLVRDLREERGLVTSISVSNMSNQLQGIFYISAKCAVENLAVVEDAIAQHIGKLQTELVTESEIARIRQRVANRFIFGNETPSDRSGLYGYYQSLVGDLEPAFNYPAIIQSQDATDLMQAAKEYLSPDAYGVVFVKP encoded by the coding sequence ATGACCTCAACCCTACGGAAATTTCCCCGTCTTAATGCTCCGACACTGCACTACTTGCCCAATGGTTTGACAATCATTGCCGAGCAAATGCCAGTTGAAGCCGTAAACCTCAATTTGTGGATTAAAGTTGGCTCTGCTGTAGAACCTGATGCCATTAACGGCATGGCTCACTTTTTAGAACACATGATTTTTAAAGGAACAGAAAGACTAGCTAGCGGCGAATTTGAACGTCGAATTGAAGAACGGGGTGCTGTTACTAATGCTGCTACTAGCCAGGACTATACTCATTACTATATAACTACTGCACCCAAAGATTTTGCCGAGCTTGCACCACTACAAATAGATGTAGTATCTAACGCGAGTATTCCTGATGATGCCTTTGAACGTGAGCGATTGGTAGTTTTGGAAGAAATTAGGCGTTCAGAGGATAATCCCCAGCGGCGGACATATCGGCGAGCGATGGAGACAGCCTTTGATGAGCTACCCTATCGCCGTGCAGTATTGGGGCCAGAATCGGTGATTGCCGAACTTAAACCCCAGCAGATGCGAGATTTTCATACTAATTGGTATCAACCGCAGTCAATTACTGCTGTAGCTGTGGGTAATTTACCCGTGGAAGAATTAATTGCAACTGTTGCTGAAGGATTTACAAAAGCTACTAAAACTCAGGACTCAGCACTCAAGACTCAGCCCTCACTACTCAGCCCTGAATCACCATTTACAGAAATTGTCCGTCGAGAATTTATCGATGAAAGTCTGCAACAAGCAAGGCTAGTGATGGTTTGGCGGGTTCCCGGAATGACCCAGTTAGATCGCACCTATGGTTTGGATGTTTTAGCAGGAATTTTGGGACACGGACGGACATCAAGACTAGTGAGGGATTTACGGGAAGAACGGGGATTGGTTACTTCCATTTCTGTGAGCAACATGAGCAATCAGCTGCAAGGGATATTTTATATTTCAGCTAAATGTGCAGTGGAAAATTTAGCAGTTGTAGAGGATGCGATCGCTCAACACATTGGTAAACTACAAACAGAGTTGGTAACAGAATCAGAAATTGCCCGTATACGGCAGCGAGTAGCTAACAGATTTATATTTGGTAACGAAACACCAAGCGATCGCTCTGGGTTGTATGGTTATTATCAATCTTTGGTGGGAGATTTGGAACCCGCCTTTAATTACCCAGCGATAATTCAGAGCCAAGATGCAACAGACTTAATGCAAGCAGCTAAAGAGTATCTTTCCCCAGATGCTTATGGTGTGGTTTTTGTAAAGCCGTAA
- the crtD gene encoding C-3',4' desaturase CrtD → MSSISIDKSKSHVVVIGAGIGGLTAGALLAHRGYSVLILDQALVPGGCASTFKRQGFTFDVGATQVAGLEPGGIHHRIFSELEIDLPAATPCDPACAVYLPGESTPINVWRDQEKWQEERQKQFPGSEPFWQLMATLFDASWEFQGRDPVLPPRNLWDLWQLAQAVRPSTLITVPFTLFTVGDALRLCGLGNDRRLRTFLDLQLKLYSQVNAEETALLYAATALSVSQLPQGLFHLQGSMQVLSDRLVQSLERDGGKLLMRHTVEQIKVENGKASAVVIRNQKTGEVWTEPADHIVSNVTVQNLVQLLGEQAPSGYKNRVEKLPQASGAFVVYLGVDASAIPPGCPPHLQFLYDADGPIGENNSLFVSVSHPGDGRALEGKATIIASSFVDPTEWWQTDDYEGLKQKFTQEAIARLAQYFYLKPETIIYQEAATPRTFAHFTARDRGIVGGIGQRIPTFGPFGFANRTPIQHLWLVGDSTHPGEGTAGVSYSALTVVRQIEAQM, encoded by the coding sequence ATGTCCAGCATTTCTATTGACAAAAGTAAATCTCATGTAGTCGTAATTGGTGCAGGAATAGGTGGACTGACTGCTGGGGCATTATTAGCTCATAGAGGTTACAGCGTCCTCATTCTAGACCAAGCCCTCGTACCAGGAGGCTGTGCTTCGACGTTTAAACGCCAGGGATTTACCTTTGATGTGGGAGCAACTCAAGTTGCAGGGTTAGAACCAGGGGGAATTCACCACCGCATTTTCTCAGAATTAGAAATAGATTTACCAGCAGCAACGCCTTGTGACCCTGCTTGTGCAGTGTATTTACCTGGGGAAAGCACACCCATCAACGTTTGGCGCGACCAAGAGAAATGGCAAGAGGAACGGCAAAAACAATTCCCCGGTAGCGAACCGTTTTGGCAGTTGATGGCAACTTTGTTTGATGCGAGTTGGGAATTTCAAGGACGCGACCCGGTGCTACCACCGCGTAATTTATGGGATTTGTGGCAGTTAGCTCAGGCGGTGCGTCCGAGTACATTAATTACCGTACCTTTCACTTTGTTTACGGTAGGAGATGCTTTGCGGTTATGTGGATTAGGTAATGACCGACGATTGAGGACTTTTTTGGATTTGCAACTGAAGTTGTATTCCCAAGTCAATGCAGAAGAAACAGCATTACTTTATGCAGCGACGGCGTTGAGTGTATCTCAATTGCCCCAAGGATTGTTTCACCTCCAGGGAAGTATGCAAGTATTAAGCGATCGCTTGGTACAATCCTTAGAAAGAGATGGTGGCAAGTTATTGATGCGCCACACTGTAGAACAAATCAAAGTAGAAAACGGCAAAGCCAGTGCTGTAGTAATTAGAAATCAGAAAACTGGCGAAGTCTGGACAGAACCAGCCGACCACATAGTTAGTAACGTCACCGTGCAAAACTTGGTGCAGTTGTTGGGAGAACAAGCACCATCTGGTTATAAAAACCGGGTGGAAAAACTACCCCAAGCATCGGGTGCTTTTGTGGTGTATTTGGGTGTGGATGCAAGTGCGATTCCGCCTGGGTGTCCTCCCCATCTCCAATTTCTGTACGATGCTGATGGCCCGATTGGCGAGAATAATTCCCTATTTGTTTCCGTCAGTCATCCTGGAGACGGTCGCGCACTGGAGGGGAAAGCAACTATTATCGCTTCTTCATTTGTCGATCCTACAGAGTGGTGGCAGACTGATGATTATGAAGGACTAAAACAAAAGTTTACCCAAGAAGCGATCGCTCGTCTAGCTCAATACTTTTATCTCAAACCAGAAACTATTATCTATCAAGAAGCTGCAACACCCCGCACCTTTGCTCATTTCACAGCCCGCGATCGCGGTATAGTCGGTGGTATTGGTCAAAGAATACCCACCTTTGGCCCCTTTGGCTTTGCAAATCGCACACCCATCCAACATCTGTGGTTAGTTGGTGACTCCACCCATCCAGGAGAAGGTACCGCTGGGGTGAGTTACTCAGCGCTAACAGTAGTCAGGCAAATTGAAGCGCAAATGTAG
- a CDS encoding serine hydrolase, which translates to MSESSDELTAFSRRQPLNRRQRPQKVQKVAQKKVKANSQQQTVSGRQAALTRPKNQISPSPTPGATRRVKSGLVMPTAVKPMPSVKGKIPPFRPGAVMVKTVRMEKPKMGRRSSRKTRLKPMAKTILYVLRLLIVGVGMGAIVGTVLSVLDPANRISTSASPSNSNVVVRSQPQPTQTPPAAAASMYLSQEITSLKSAVQNLADTNPNLTPGVFLLDLDTGNYVDVNGSTSFPAASTIKVPILIAFFQDVDAGKIRLDEMLTMQQDMVAGGSGNLQYKPAGTQYAALEVATKMITISDNTATNMLIARLGGIDALNQRFRTWGLTATIIRNQLPDLQGTNTTTPKELGNLMAIVSQGNLVSMPSRDLMLDILRRTQRDSLLPSGLGTGARVYHKTGDIGTMLADAGLIGVPTGKRYVAAVMVQRPNNDPRAEKLISSISRVAYQEFSQIPVTPNSPTSTIPTNGYQPQLVNPALPNGTTGTVPMSVYQPPVVSPVPNGMGSTVPTNGYQSPVVNPQYYPPR; encoded by the coding sequence GTGTCAGAGTCAAGTGACGAACTAACAGCTTTCTCGCGGCGTCAACCCTTAAATCGCCGCCAGCGGCCACAAAAAGTTCAAAAAGTGGCACAGAAGAAAGTTAAAGCCAACAGCCAGCAGCAAACTGTCAGTGGACGACAAGCGGCACTAACACGCCCAAAAAATCAAATCAGTCCTTCCCCAACCCCTGGTGCTACACGTAGGGTCAAATCGGGGTTAGTCATGCCAACGGCAGTAAAACCAATGCCTAGTGTCAAGGGGAAAATTCCTCCCTTTCGACCGGGTGCTGTGATGGTGAAAACAGTGCGGATGGAAAAGCCAAAAATGGGTAGGCGCTCATCGCGGAAAACGCGGTTAAAGCCAATGGCCAAAACTATACTGTATGTTTTACGGTTATTGATTGTGGGTGTTGGCATGGGTGCAATTGTGGGCACGGTGTTGTCAGTATTAGACCCAGCTAATCGCATCAGCACATCGGCGTCCCCATCTAATAGTAATGTTGTGGTGCGATCACAGCCACAACCCACCCAAACTCCCCCAGCCGCAGCTGCGAGTATGTATTTATCTCAAGAAATTACCTCTTTGAAAAGTGCCGTGCAAAATTTGGCGGACACCAACCCAAATCTCACACCGGGAGTTTTCTTATTAGATTTGGATACTGGTAATTATGTAGATGTCAATGGCTCTACCAGTTTTCCGGCAGCTAGCACAATTAAAGTGCCAATTCTGATTGCCTTTTTCCAGGATGTGGATGCAGGGAAAATTCGTCTGGATGAAATGCTGACCATGCAACAGGATATGGTCGCTGGCGGTTCGGGAAATTTGCAATACAAACCAGCCGGAACCCAGTACGCTGCTCTGGAAGTCGCCACCAAAATGATTACAATCAGCGACAACACGGCGACAAATATGCTGATTGCCCGACTCGGAGGCATAGACGCTTTAAACCAGCGTTTCCGTACTTGGGGATTGACAGCCACAATAATTCGCAATCAACTCCCCGATTTGCAAGGGACAAACACCACAACTCCCAAGGAACTAGGGAATTTGATGGCGATTGTGAGTCAAGGAAATTTAGTCAGTATGCCATCACGCGATCTCATGCTCGATATCTTGCGTCGTACTCAAAGAGACTCTCTGCTACCATCGGGTTTAGGGACAGGCGCTAGAGTATACCACAAAACGGGCGATATCGGCACAATGTTAGCAGATGCAGGTTTAATAGGTGTTCCAACTGGTAAGCGCTATGTAGCTGCTGTCATGGTACAACGCCCTAATAATGACCCTCGCGCCGAAAAATTGATTAGCTCAATTTCTCGTGTTGCCTACCAAGAGTTTAGCCAGATTCCTGTCACACCTAACAGTCCTACAAGCACTATACCTACAAACGGTTATCAGCCCCAGCTTGTGAATCCTGCTTTACCCAACGGAACAACAGGCACCGTACCGATGAGTGTTTATCAGCCTCCTGTTGTGAGTCCTGTACCCAACGGTATGGGAAGTACTGTACCCACAAACGGTTATCAATCTCCAGTTGTAAATCCCCAGTATTATCCTCCGAGATAA
- a CDS encoding RNA methyltransferase, producing the protein MGLAGLRIVLVEPAGPINIGAIARVMKNFGLYNLVLVNPQCDPLSTEALMMAVHAQEIIESAVLVATLPEALHGCVRAIATTGRVRSWETPLENPRTALPWLLEEPEKPTALIFGREDRGLSNEELNYAQRFVGIPTSKDYVALNLATAVAICCYELSQCAQQSDTQPLPQTELAPLDVVEGYYQQLESLLLKIGYVYPHTAASRMEKFRQMYNRAHLKTGEVYMLRGILQQVEWALKNQRDGENL; encoded by the coding sequence ATGGGCTTGGCTGGATTAAGAATTGTGTTGGTAGAACCAGCTGGGCCGATAAATATCGGCGCGATCGCCAGGGTAATGAAAAATTTCGGTTTATATAATTTAGTATTAGTGAACCCCCAATGCGATCCGCTATCGACGGAAGCTTTGATGATGGCTGTTCACGCTCAGGAAATTATCGAATCTGCGGTATTAGTGGCAACCTTACCAGAAGCATTGCATGGATGTGTCAGGGCGATCGCTACCACTGGTCGCGTTCGCAGTTGGGAAACTCCCTTAGAAAACCCCCGCACTGCCCTACCCTGGCTACTGGAGGAACCAGAAAAACCCACAGCACTGATTTTTGGCAGGGAAGACCGGGGATTAAGCAATGAAGAATTAAATTATGCACAGCGGTTTGTTGGCATTCCCACAAGTAAAGATTATGTCGCCCTAAATTTGGCTACCGCCGTGGCAATCTGTTGTTATGAATTGTCACAATGTGCCCAACAATCTGACACTCAGCCCTTACCCCAAACTGAACTTGCACCCTTAGATGTTGTGGAAGGATACTATCAGCAATTAGAATCACTATTACTGAAGATTGGTTATGTGTATCCCCATACGGCAGCTAGTCGCATGGAAAAATTTCGCCAAATGTATAATCGCGCTCACCTGAAAACAGGGGAAGTATATATGCTCCGAGGAATTTTGCAGCAGGTAGAATGGGCCCTTAAAAACCAAAGAGATGGTGAAAACTTGTAA
- a CDS encoding HNH endonuclease yields the protein MSATYIPVVLRRLVEERANYRCEYCQLPAGVAFFSHEIDHVIAQKHGGATNADNLALTCWRCNRHKGTDLGSFDPDTGAFSFLFNPRTLKWAEHFTFSELNLVGLTPMGRTTIRLLQINSDERLAERQRLR from the coding sequence GTGAGTGCAACCTATATTCCGGTTGTTCTTCGCCGACTGGTAGAAGAACGCGCAAACTACAGATGTGAATATTGCCAATTACCCGCAGGAGTTGCTTTTTTTTCCCATGAGATAGATCATGTTATTGCTCAAAAGCACGGTGGCGCAACAAATGCTGATAATTTAGCCCTCACCTGCTGGCGATGTAATCGTCATAAAGGCACTGACTTAGGATCTTTCGATCCAGATACAGGGGCTTTTAGTTTTCTCTTTAACCCACGCACCCTGAAATGGGCTGAACACTTCACATTTTCAGAACTGAATCTAGTGGGATTAACGCCTATGGGACGCACAACGATTAGATTACTACAAATAAATAGTGACGAACGACTAGCTGAACGGCAAAGATTGCGCTGA